A window of Primulina tabacum isolate GXHZ01 chromosome 4, ASM2559414v2, whole genome shotgun sequence contains these coding sequences:
- the LOC142543069 gene encoding dirigent protein 10-like isoform X2: MAFDLKPMISLFILALSISCATSARLLDEGDVAAPVVGSSVSPSTTITGTSVPVGATTGSSVPAGTSIPGGAEVSTPVGATTTGTSVPVGATTGSSVPAGTSIPGGAEVSTPVGATTGTSIPGGAAVSASPAAVPINSDDHAFTFYMHDILGGTHPSALAVTGIVANPAVGGQVPFAKPNGAVLPVSNGIPTNNNNAGIVSNNNVPFLTGLSGFSSNILSNNNGNSFIGGMPGFPVLNSAQFPSGTTLQQLMFGTMTVFNDELTEGHELGSGLVGKAQGFYLSSSQDGSSFTMAFNVMFASGSYADTLSFFGVHRAAVAESHLAIMGGTGKYVDAKGFAKVKTVLPVNTQHETDGMETVLEITVYLAY, encoded by the exons ATGGCATTTGATCTCAAGCCCATGATTTCCCTATTCATTTTGGCACTATCAATATCTTGTGCCACCTCGGCTCGACTCCTCGATGAAGGAGACGTGGCCGCTCCTGTTGTAGGTTCCAGTGTGTCTCCTAGCACCACCATCACTGGGACCTCTGTACCAGTTGGCGCCACCACTGGAAGTTCCGTGCCAGCAGGCACCTCAATTCCCGGTGGCGCTGAAGTTTCAACACCAGTTGGTGCCACCACCACTGGGACCTCTGTGCCAGTTGGCGCCACCACTGGAAGTTCCGTGCCAGCTGGAACCTCGATTCCCGGTGGCGCTGAAGTTTCAACACCAGTTGGTGCCACCACTGGAACCTCAATTCCCGGTGGTGCTGCAGTTTCTGCCAGCCCAGCCGCTGTACCAATAAACTCGGACGATCATGCGTTTACATTCTATATGCATGACATTTTGGGCGGTACTCATCCCTCAGCCTTAGCGGTGACCGGCATTGTGGCAAATCCAGCCGTCGGTGGGCAGGTTCCCTTCGCCAAACCGAACGGTGCAGTCCTCCCGGTTAGCAACGGCATCCCAACCAATAACAACAATGCCGGGATAGTCAGCAACAACAACGTCCCGTTTCTGACTGGTCTTAGCGGATTTTCATCGAACATCTTGAGCAAC AACAACGGGAACAGCTTCATCGGCGGCATGCCCGGATTCCCCGTCCTCAACAGCGCCCAGTTCCCCTCAGGAACCACCCTCCAACAACTCATGTTCGGCACGATGACAGTCTTCAACGACGAACTAACAGAAGGGCACGAACTGGGATCCGGGCTGGTGGGAAAAGCGCAGGGATTCTACCTATCCAGTTCCCAAGATGGCAGTAGCTTCACGATGGCTTTCAACGTGATGTTCGCCAGTGGAAGCTATGCCGACACTTTGAGCTTTTTCGGCGTTCATCGTGCAGCTGTGGCGGAATCACATCTCGCGATCATGGGCGGAACAGGGAAGTACGTGGATGCCAAGGGATTTGCGAAGGTGAAGACTGTTCTGCCGGTGAATACGCAGCACGAGACCGATGGGATGGAGACGGTGCTGGAGATCACTGTTTATCTtgcttattag
- the LOC142543069 gene encoding dirigent protein 10-like isoform X1 translates to MAFDLKPMISLFILALSISCATSARLLDEGDVAAPVVGSSVSPSTTITGTSVPVGATTGSSVPAGTSIPGGAEVSTPVGATTTGTSVPVGATTGSSVPAGTSIPGGAEVSTPVGATTGTSIPGGAAVSASPAAVPINSDDHAFTFYMHDILGGTHPSALAVTGIVANPAVGGQVPFAKPNGAVLPVSNGIPTNNNNAGIVSNNNVPFLTGLSGFSSNILSNQNNGNSFIGGMPGFPVLNSAQFPSGTTLQQLMFGTMTVFNDELTEGHELGSGLVGKAQGFYLSSSQDGSSFTMAFNVMFASGSYADTLSFFGVHRAAVAESHLAIMGGTGKYVDAKGFAKVKTVLPVNTQHETDGMETVLEITVYLAY, encoded by the exons ATGGCATTTGATCTCAAGCCCATGATTTCCCTATTCATTTTGGCACTATCAATATCTTGTGCCACCTCGGCTCGACTCCTCGATGAAGGAGACGTGGCCGCTCCTGTTGTAGGTTCCAGTGTGTCTCCTAGCACCACCATCACTGGGACCTCTGTACCAGTTGGCGCCACCACTGGAAGTTCCGTGCCAGCAGGCACCTCAATTCCCGGTGGCGCTGAAGTTTCAACACCAGTTGGTGCCACCACCACTGGGACCTCTGTGCCAGTTGGCGCCACCACTGGAAGTTCCGTGCCAGCTGGAACCTCGATTCCCGGTGGCGCTGAAGTTTCAACACCAGTTGGTGCCACCACTGGAACCTCAATTCCCGGTGGTGCTGCAGTTTCTGCCAGCCCAGCCGCTGTACCAATAAACTCGGACGATCATGCGTTTACATTCTATATGCATGACATTTTGGGCGGTACTCATCCCTCAGCCTTAGCGGTGACCGGCATTGTGGCAAATCCAGCCGTCGGTGGGCAGGTTCCCTTCGCCAAACCGAACGGTGCAGTCCTCCCGGTTAGCAACGGCATCCCAACCAATAACAACAATGCCGGGATAGTCAGCAACAACAACGTCCCGTTTCTGACTGGTCTTAGCGGATTTTCATCGAACATCTTGAGCAAC CAGAACAACGGGAACAGCTTCATCGGCGGCATGCCCGGATTCCCCGTCCTCAACAGCGCCCAGTTCCCCTCAGGAACCACCCTCCAACAACTCATGTTCGGCACGATGACAGTCTTCAACGACGAACTAACAGAAGGGCACGAACTGGGATCCGGGCTGGTGGGAAAAGCGCAGGGATTCTACCTATCCAGTTCCCAAGATGGCAGTAGCTTCACGATGGCTTTCAACGTGATGTTCGCCAGTGGAAGCTATGCCGACACTTTGAGCTTTTTCGGCGTTCATCGTGCAGCTGTGGCGGAATCACATCTCGCGATCATGGGCGGAACAGGGAAGTACGTGGATGCCAAGGGATTTGCGAAGGTGAAGACTGTTCTGCCGGTGAATACGCAGCACGAGACCGATGGGATGGAGACGGTGCTGGAGATCACTGTTTATCTtgcttattag
- the LOC142543069 gene encoding dirigent protein 10-like isoform X3, translating into MAFDLKPMISLFILALSISCATSARLLDEGDVAAPVVGSSVSPSTTITGTSVPVGATTGSSVPAGTSIPGGAEVSTPVVGATTGSSVPAGTSIPGGAEVSTPVGATTGTSIPGGAAVSASPAAVPINSDDHAFTFYMHDILGGTHPSALAVTGIVANPAVGGQVPFAKPNGAVLPVSNGIPTNNNNAGIVSNNNVPFLTGLSGFSSNILSNQNNGNSFIGGMPGFPVLNSAQFPSGTTLQQLMFGTMTVFNDELTEGHELGSGLVGKAQGFYLSSSQDGSSFTMAFNVMFASGSYADTLSFFGVHRAAVAESHLAIMGGTGKYVDAKGFAKVKTVLPVNTQHETDGMETVLEITVYLAY; encoded by the exons ATGGCATTTGATCTCAAGCCCATGATTTCCCTATTCATTTTGGCACTATCAATATCTTGTGCCACCTCGGCTCGACTCCTCGATGAAGGAGACGTGGCCGCTCCTGTTGTAGGTTCCAGTGTGTCTCCTAGCACCACCATCACTGGGACCTCTGTACCAGTTGGCGCCACCACTGGAAGTTCCGTGCCAGCAGGCACCTCAATTCCCGGTGGCGCTGAAGTTTCAACACCAGTTG TTGGCGCCACCACTGGAAGTTCCGTGCCAGCTGGAACCTCGATTCCCGGTGGCGCTGAAGTTTCAACACCAGTTGGTGCCACCACTGGAACCTCAATTCCCGGTGGTGCTGCAGTTTCTGCCAGCCCAGCCGCTGTACCAATAAACTCGGACGATCATGCGTTTACATTCTATATGCATGACATTTTGGGCGGTACTCATCCCTCAGCCTTAGCGGTGACCGGCATTGTGGCAAATCCAGCCGTCGGTGGGCAGGTTCCCTTCGCCAAACCGAACGGTGCAGTCCTCCCGGTTAGCAACGGCATCCCAACCAATAACAACAATGCCGGGATAGTCAGCAACAACAACGTCCCGTTTCTGACTGGTCTTAGCGGATTTTCATCGAACATCTTGAGCAAC CAGAACAACGGGAACAGCTTCATCGGCGGCATGCCCGGATTCCCCGTCCTCAACAGCGCCCAGTTCCCCTCAGGAACCACCCTCCAACAACTCATGTTCGGCACGATGACAGTCTTCAACGACGAACTAACAGAAGGGCACGAACTGGGATCCGGGCTGGTGGGAAAAGCGCAGGGATTCTACCTATCCAGTTCCCAAGATGGCAGTAGCTTCACGATGGCTTTCAACGTGATGTTCGCCAGTGGAAGCTATGCCGACACTTTGAGCTTTTTCGGCGTTCATCGTGCAGCTGTGGCGGAATCACATCTCGCGATCATGGGCGGAACAGGGAAGTACGTGGATGCCAAGGGATTTGCGAAGGTGAAGACTGTTCTGCCGGTGAATACGCAGCACGAGACCGATGGGATGGAGACGGTGCTGGAGATCACTGTTTATCTtgcttattag